The Pyrus communis chromosome 2, drPyrComm1.1, whole genome shotgun sequence genome includes a window with the following:
- the LOC137724561 gene encoding uncharacterized protein isoform X4, which translates to MEQTQQLLWKSDSSDSSESLSASMMSVTLGRAMTALLSARPRKLHDAVSRLSHPPLSSAPHISVSVSLDDALRFLHKYLNDAAQRNEPLHEILVPMLENSLSCKDTKRGRQAMVLLNWLFQDDFIFQAIVAGLAKIVSTKDDRFMVLGWCTLVRALLDYETAVTQFPMNGIRERYGDLVKILSSCIPHLSHVVRKGSTLQDGYELPSRLAVSAADCFLALTEALTKKAQIPSNRPKLSDSNAPKRPVTLVSSDSGKKKSKPASESIVASNMEMENILWDHLEELIRLVQKLLAWSRKSRPLHAKGLEQVLKWLQEIKGHYRHLEVEAGSKVVKTGALLLYSCWKHYGMLMHLEDQKFSQHYKELLDQYLAGIQFYTDNYSGGPSENKDGGAETRKFFLNCLCLLLGRLDSKKFESIVSEYGMRISQVLLPQLHSADDDVIDGVVCIFKAVIFKPKLSGSSLTDSGEVDAMLPLLIHLLDERDGTARAVVMLIAEYCLMSRDNRCIKEVLERLACGNVQQRGNALDVVSELIRMSSDSNDILPQLSWQDIANHLIERLEDEEIAIRKQASTLLTMIDPSLVLPALVHLVYSSDERLQSTASDACVGVLKYHSQNAEVICLLLDCLSLSQNVNLQNTAGDVGSKLESERVLRLIPEWSKSVQSWDLLIGPLIEKMFAEPSNATMVKFLSFISEHLAEAADAVLSCVLLHAKQRKEFDGNSFSGRECQTYKSDDSENMQQTLFEHLCPLLIIRMLPLRVFNDLNSPIIYGQLFNQGNFHDCGDINTINQDCVTALLLKRTFCEFEFNDVRKLAAELCGRIHPEVLIPIVSSQLEIAASSRDILKIKACLFSVCTSLVVRGRDSLSHPVMLKIRQTLETMLLWSSGDGDEVSKAQHGCIDCLALMICAELQDPDSFSIVGKKGDAASRDSSLTYVINKLIQDSNQPAVSSDLDDVKCTSEGPAPLSFYMCMANVLISACQKILDSGRKPFARKTIPCLIHSVKVMTNPEIRAACVEVLFSSVYHLKSAILPYSTDLLEVSLKALRKGSEKEKMAGAKLMGSLMASDDAIVVSISARLIEARSILSSIALTDASAELRQVCGKLLACLTP; encoded by the exons ATGGAACAAACGCAACAGTTGCTATGGAAATCCGACTCCTCGGACTCGTCGGAATCTCTCTCGGCGTCAATGATGTCAGTGACGCTCGGCAGAGCAATGACCGCTCTGCTCTCTGCCCGCCCCAGAAAGCTCCACGACGCCGTTTCTCGACTCTCCCATCCGCCCCTCAGCTCAGCCCCTCACATCTCCGTTTCGGTCTCTCTCGACGACGCCCTCCGCTTCCTGCACAAGTACCTAAACGACGCTGCTCAGAGGAACGAGCCCCTCCATGAAATTCTAGTCCCCATGCTCGAAAAT TCATTGAGCTGCAAGGACACGAAGCGCGGCAGGCAAGCTATGGTGCTTTTGAATTGGCTATTTCAGGACGATTTTATCTTCCAAGCTATTGTGGCAGGACTGGCGAAAATTGTTTCGACGAAAGATGATCGCTTTATGGTGCTTGGCTGGTGTACTCTTGTGCGTGCTCTTCTGGACTACGAGACCGCAGTGACCCAATTTCCCATGAATG GTATAAGGGAGCGGTACGGTGATTTGGTAAAGATACTCTCTTCGTGTATTCCGCATCTCTCGCATGTTGTACGCAAGGGCAG CACTTTGCAGGATGGATATGAACTGCCATCTCGCCTTGCTGTGTCTGCTGCTGATTGTTTTTTAGCTCTCACAGAAGCATTGACCAAAAAAGCTCAGATTCCAAGTAACAGACCGAAATTGTCGGATTCAAATGCACCAAAGCGACCTGTTACTTTAGTGTCCAGTGATAGCGgcaaaaagaaatcaaaaccaGCTTCCGAATCTATAGTAGCTTCAAACATGGAAATGGAGAATATCCTATGGGATCATTTAGAGGAACTTATTCGGCTAGTGCAGAAACTCCTCGCT TGGAGCAGAAAAAGCCGACCATTACATGCCAAAGGATTGGAGCAAGTTCTTAAGTGGTTGCAGGAGATAAAAGGACATTATCGTCACTTGGAAGTTGAGGCAG GTTCGAAGGTTGTCAAAACTGGAGCATTGCTACTGTATTCTTGTTGGAAGCATTATGGCATGTTAATGCACTTGGAAGATCAGAAGTTTTCTCAGCATTACAAAGAATTGTTGGACCAATACTTAGCAGGCATACAG TTTTATACAGATAATTATTCAGGAGGGCCCAGTGAGAATAAGGATGGTGGTGCAGAGACCAGAAAGTTTTTCCTGAATTGTCTATGCCTTCTATTGGGGCGTCTTGACAGCAAGAAATTTGAGAGCATAGTGTCAGAATATGGGATGAGGATATCACAGGTTCTTCTACCACAG CTTCATTCTGCTGATGATGATGTGATAGATGGGGTTGTTTGTATATTCAAAGCAGTCATTTTTAAGCCAAAACTATCTGGAAGTAGTCTCACTGACTCTGGTGAGGTGGATGCTATGCTACCATTGCTGATTCATCTTTTAGATGAACGGGACGGCACAGCTAGAGCTGTTGTTATGCTGATAGCTGAATACTGTTTGAT GAGCAGAGACAACCGTTGCATTAAAGAAGTTCTAGAACGCCTTGCTTGTGGAAATGTTCAACAGAGGGGGAATGCCCTTGATGTTGTGTCAGAACTCATTCGCATGTCATCAGATTCAAATGACATACTTCCCCAGTTATCATG GCAAGATATTGCAAACCACTTGATTGAGCGacttgaagatgaagaaattgcCATTCGAAAACAAGCATCTACTTTGCTTACAATGATTG ACCCTTCATTAGTTTTGCCTGCTTTAGTTCATCTAGTTTATTCATCGGATGAAAGATTGCAATCAACTGCAAGTGATGCCTGTGTTGGGGTACTAAAATATCATAGCCAGAATGCTGAGGTTATATGTTTACTGCTCGACTGTCTTAG CCTCAGCCAAAACGTAAATCTTCAGAACACTGCAGGGGATGTAG GATCAAAACTGGAGAGTGAACGAGTGCTTAGGCTGATCCCAGAGTGGTCTAAAAGT GTTCAAAGCTGGGACCTCTTGATTGGTCCATTGATTGAGAAGATGTTTGCAGAGCCATCAAATGCAACAATGGTGaagtttttgagttttataagTGAGCACTTGGCAGAAGCTGCTGATGCCGTTCTCTCTTGTGTTCTATTGCATGCTAAACAACGGAAAGA GTTTGATGGAAACAGCTTTTCTGGACGGGAGTGCCAGACCTATAAAAGTGATGACTCTGAAAACATGCAGCAGACCCTTTTTGAACACCTTTGCCCGCTACTCATAATTAGGATGCTTCCACTGAGGGTATTTAATGACCTTAATTCACCTATCATTTATGGACAACTTTTCAATCAAGGCAATTTTCacg ACTGTGGAGATATCAATACTATCAATCAGGATTGTGTGACTGCTCTTCTTCTGAAAAG gaCATTTTGTGAGTTTGAATTCAATGATGTACGGAAACTTGCGGCTGAGCTCTGTGGGCGTATTCATCCCGAA GTGCTAATTCCAATTGTCAGCTCCCAGCTAGAAATTGCTGCAAGTTCTCGGGATATACTAAAGATTAAGGCGTGCTTATTTTCAGTTTGTACTTCTCTTGTG GTCAGAGGCAGGGATTCACTTTCTCATCCTGTTATGCTCAAAATCAGACAGACATTGGAGACAATGCTATTATGGTCTTCTGGTGATGGGGATGAAG TTTCCAAAGCACAGCATGGTTGCATTGATTGCCTCGCACTTATGATATGTGCTGAACTGCAAGATCCAGATTCATTTAGCATCGTTGGGAAGAAAG GAGATGCTGCATCAAGAGACTCTTCCCTCACCTATGTTATCAATAAACTTATACAAGATAGCAACCAACCTGCCGTATCATCTGACTTGGATGATGTGAAATGCACAAGTGAGGGGCCAGCTCCACTCTCGTTCTATATGTGCATGGCAAATGTTCTCATTAGTGCTTGCCAAAAGATACTGGACTCTGGAAGAAAACCTTTTGCTCGAAAAACTATTCCATGTCTCATCCATTCTGTTAAG GTGATGACGAACCCGGAGATCCGAGCTGCATGCGTTGAGGTTCTCTTTTCATCGGTGTACCATTTGAAATCTGCAATTCTTCCTTACTCAACTGATCTTCTTGAAGTCTCATTAAAAGCACTTAGAAAAGGGTCGGAGAAG GAAAAGATGGCAGGTGCAAAGCTAATGGGGTCTCTAATGGCCAGTGATGATGCAATCGTAGTAAGTATATCAGCAAGATTAATAGAAGCAAGATCTATACTGTCGAGTATAGCTTTGACAGATGCTTCGGCCGAGCTACGGCAAGTCTGCGGAAAGTTGCTAGCTTGCCTTACTCCATGA